A window of Flavobacterium flavigenum contains these coding sequences:
- a CDS encoding AMP-dependent synthetase/ligase, protein MVTITRLFDFPYYQQETYNLQVAFATKKNGVWEKTSSSEYIAKANAVSRALLRLGVQKDDKIALITSNNRTEWNIMDIGILQTGAQNVPIYPTIAEEDYEYILNHSGSIYCFVSDEEVLQKVNAIKANVPTLKEVYSFNEITGCKHWSELLTLGDNESNQTEVEARKDSIKEDDLATIIYTSGTTGRPKGVMLSHKNIVSNVLDSAPRIPFDAGKSTALSFLPICHIFERMILYIYQYYGVSVYFGESIEKISDNLKEVRPTVITAVPRLLEKVYDKIYAKGTELTGIKKKLFFWAIDLGLKYEPYGANGFWYEFQLKIARKLIFSKWKEGLGGRLELMVSGSAALQTRLSRVFAAAEIPVMEGYGLSETSPVIAVNDQRNKGFKIGTVGKVIRNVEVKIAQDGEILCKGPNVMLGYYKDPEKTAEALQDGYFHTGDIGEIDNEGFLKITDRKKEMFKTSGGKYIAPQLIENAMKQSRFIEQIMVIGDGEKMPAAFIQPNFEFVKEWAKIHKINLGNSTAEIASNPDVIKRIDEEIENINKKFGHWEQIKRFELTPDIWSIDGGQLTPTLKLKRKIIKEIYKDLYAKIYGQN, encoded by the coding sequence ATGGTTACAATCACACGCCTTTTTGATTTCCCTTATTATCAACAAGAAACTTACAATCTTCAGGTTGCATTCGCTACCAAAAAAAATGGGGTTTGGGAAAAAACATCCAGCAGTGAATATATTGCTAAAGCCAATGCTGTTTCAAGAGCACTATTGCGCCTGGGTGTTCAAAAAGATGATAAAATTGCCCTGATCACTTCAAATAACCGTACGGAGTGGAACATCATGGACATTGGGATTCTCCAGACCGGAGCGCAAAACGTTCCAATCTACCCTACAATTGCTGAAGAAGATTATGAATATATTTTAAATCATAGCGGCAGTATTTATTGTTTTGTTTCTGACGAAGAAGTGCTTCAGAAAGTCAATGCGATAAAAGCAAATGTTCCAACATTAAAAGAGGTCTATTCCTTTAACGAAATCACAGGCTGCAAACACTGGTCGGAATTACTGACTCTGGGTGATAACGAAAGCAACCAGACAGAGGTTGAAGCCAGAAAAGACAGTATCAAAGAAGACGATTTAGCTACTATAATTTATACTTCCGGAACTACCGGAAGACCTAAAGGCGTTATGCTTTCGCATAAAAACATTGTATCGAATGTATTGGACAGTGCGCCAAGAATTCCGTTTGATGCGGGAAAAAGTACCGCTTTAAGTTTTCTCCCAATCTGTCATATTTTTGAAAGAATGATTTTGTACATCTATCAATATTATGGTGTTTCGGTTTACTTTGGGGAGTCCATTGAAAAAATAAGTGATAATTTAAAAGAAGTACGCCCTACAGTAATTACAGCTGTACCAAGGCTTTTGGAGAAAGTTTACGATAAAATTTATGCCAAAGGAACTGAACTGACCGGCATCAAGAAAAAACTCTTTTTCTGGGCGATTGATTTAGGCTTAAAATATGAACCATACGGCGCCAATGGATTTTGGTATGAATTTCAGTTAAAAATTGCCCGAAAACTGATTTTCAGTAAATGGAAAGAAGGCTTAGGCGGAAGGCTGGAGTTAATGGTTTCAGGAAGTGCTGCTTTACAAACCCGTTTATCGAGAGTTTTTGCTGCCGCTGAAATCCCGGTAATGGAAGGTTACGGTTTGTCTGAAACTTCTCCTGTAATTGCTGTAAATGATCAAAGAAATAAAGGTTTCAAGATTGGAACTGTAGGAAAAGTAATTCGCAACGTTGAAGTTAAAATTGCCCAGGACGGTGAAATCCTTTGCAAAGGACCAAATGTAATGTTAGGTTACTACAAAGATCCTGAAAAAACGGCTGAGGCTTTACAAGACGGATATTTCCACACGGGCGATATTGGAGAAATCGATAATGAAGGTTTCCTAAAAATTACCGATCGTAAAAAAGAAATGTTCAAAACATCGGGGGGAAAATACATTGCACCTCAGCTGATTGAAAATGCAATGAAACAATCCCGTTTTATAGAACAGATAATGGTAATTGGCGATGGTGAAAAGATGCCGGCAGCTTTTATTCAGCCGAATTTTGAATTTGTAAAAGAATGGGCGAAAATCCATAAAATCAATTTAGGGAATTCTACTGCTGAAATCGCTTCTAATCCTGATGTGATTAAACGAATTGACGAAGAAATAGAAAATATCAACAAGAAATTCGGACACTGGGAACAAATCAAACGTTTTGAGCTTACCCCGGACATATGGTCAATAGATGGCGGACAGCTTACTCCTACCTTAAAATTAAAACGTAAAATTATTAAAGAAATTTATAAAGATCTTTACGCAAAAATCTATGGTCAAAATTAA
- a CDS encoding toxin-antitoxin system YwqK family antitoxin: MRNFWILFLISAAGFAQDFNKLDTNGKKDGVWKGTYEISKRPRYEGTFSHGKEVGVFKFFDDTKKGDVIATRDFSANDGSAYTIFYDQKKNKVSEGKVVDKKYEGEWKYYHKASKVIMTLENYKNGKLEGKRTVYYPNEKVAEEMTYKNGLKEGVYKKFGQNGIILEQTTYANDQYNGDAVFYDLDGVVASEGKFLNGKKAGIWKFYVKGKLTKEVNMSDPKNINKISEKTGTNKNPAEKK; encoded by the coding sequence ATGAGAAATTTTTGGATTTTGTTTTTGATAAGTGCCGCAGGTTTTGCGCAGGATTTTAATAAACTGGATACCAACGGAAAAAAAGATGGTGTCTGGAAAGGGACTTATGAAATTTCGAAACGACCTCGTTATGAAGGTACTTTCAGCCACGGAAAAGAAGTTGGGGTTTTTAAATTTTTTGATGATACTAAAAAAGGAGATGTAATTGCAACCCGTGACTTTAGTGCAAATGACGGAAGTGCTTATACAATTTTCTATGATCAGAAAAAAAACAAGGTAAGTGAAGGAAAAGTGGTTGACAAAAAATATGAGGGAGAATGGAAATATTACCATAAAGCTTCAAAAGTAATCATGACGCTTGAAAACTATAAGAACGGTAAACTGGAAGGAAAAAGAACCGTTTATTATCCAAATGAAAAAGTGGCAGAAGAAATGACGTATAAAAATGGTCTGAAAGAAGGCGTATATAAAAAATTTGGCCAAAACGGAATCATTTTAGAACAAACAACATATGCAAATGACCAGTATAATGGTGACGCGGTTTTTTATGACTTAGATGGAGTAGTGGCTTCAGAAGGTAAATTCCTGAATGGAAAAAAAGCAGGAATTTGGAAATTTTATGTAAAAGGAAAGCTTACGAAGGAAGTCAATATGAGTGATCCGAAGAATATCAATAAAATTTCTGAAAAAACAGGAACTAATAAAAATCCGGCTGAAAAGAAATAA
- a CDS encoding outer membrane beta-barrel protein yields MKSFKIHFFILLFIILSSNTYSQYSQRGAFDGRFGITAGYTNYALDSNVLFTKSQPGYMIGIVGTAEFTEDLEFSIGLNYVHHRMIFVGKADLNAEPEDLKFTLDNFDIPFVLNYNFLSFYNDNLKIGLNAGLTVSLVQQYMPADGSKENYILEPLNLQVKYVNFDQENERISINTYVPLGFRVEYHNIACNLRYNMGLSDPFRKAPFYNAAYETKAKQNYFSLSFTYFFDND; encoded by the coding sequence ATGAAGTCATTCAAAATCCACTTTTTTATTCTTTTATTTATCATTTTAAGTTCTAATACATATAGCCAATATAGTCAGCGTGGCGCTTTTGATGGTAGGTTTGGTATTACAGCCGGTTATACCAATTATGCATTAGATTCAAATGTGCTTTTCACTAAGTCTCAGCCAGGCTACATGATTGGAATAGTTGGAACAGCAGAATTTACAGAAGACCTTGAATTTTCAATTGGTTTAAATTATGTGCACCACAGAATGATATTTGTTGGTAAAGCCGATTTAAATGCTGAACCTGAAGATCTAAAATTTACATTAGACAATTTTGATATTCCATTTGTTTTGAACTATAACTTTTTAAGTTTTTATAATGATAACCTTAAGATTGGATTAAACGCAGGTTTAACAGTTAGTCTTGTTCAACAATATATGCCTGCAGATGGTAGTAAAGAAAACTATATTCTGGAACCGCTAAATCTACAGGTAAAATATGTAAATTTTGACCAAGAGAATGAGAGAATATCGATCAATACGTATGTGCCACTTGGGTTTAGGGTAGAATATCATAACATAGCCTGTAATTTAAGATATAATATGGGATTATCTGATCCATTTAGAAAAGCTCCATTTTATAATGCTGCTTATGAAACTAAAGCGAAACAGAATTATTTTAGTCTTTCTTTTACTTACTTTTTTGATAATGACTAA
- a CDS encoding S8 family serine peptidase produces MKVNYLFFFLWISTAMFSQEDAWVYFKDKPNAQAYFDNPALMLSQRALERRSAQSITLNLTDVPLETTYVNQVKASTGITVLAQSKWLNALHIRGTQVNINGLKALSFVDKVVFANKVLNITSKKAGENQIAATNSKLKTTINYNYGTSTNQIQMLNGHILHQQNYTGSGKIIAVLDGGFPGVNTAQPFQKLRDNNQILGGYDYVSRNADFYTGDSHGTLVLSTMGGYKENQLVGTAPDASYYLFITEDDTSEGPVEESLWVEAAEEADRLGVDIITTSLGYFGDFTRPEYNHTYSDMNGTTNFISRGAEIAFSKGIIVVASAGNEGIQTEKHIGGPADAVSVITVGAVTASKVRSGFSSIGPSYDGRIKPDVMAQGKDAVVADVSGNIGVSDGTSFSCPIMAGMIACLWQAYPEKTNQEIRNMVIQSSDKYSLPDNNYGYGIPNFSTALAVDSFVNKDFAVYPNPAKSTITFRFSDQINDASVIVYSVLGQKVIDQKITGQNPNLSVESLKSGLYFYTFDVNGLHKTGKILKQ; encoded by the coding sequence ATGAAGGTAAATTACTTGTTTTTTTTCTTATGGATTTCAACTGCAATGTTTTCACAGGAAGATGCCTGGGTCTATTTTAAGGATAAACCCAATGCACAAGCCTATTTTGATAATCCTGCTTTAATGCTTTCTCAGCGTGCCCTCGAGAGAAGATCTGCTCAAAGTATAACGCTGAATCTTACTGATGTTCCTTTGGAAACAACGTATGTCAATCAGGTAAAAGCGAGTACCGGAATTACTGTCCTCGCACAGTCTAAATGGCTGAATGCACTTCATATCAGGGGAACTCAGGTAAATATTAATGGGTTAAAAGCGTTATCATTTGTTGATAAAGTTGTTTTTGCAAATAAAGTATTAAACATAACTTCTAAGAAGGCTGGTGAAAATCAAATTGCAGCAACAAACAGTAAACTTAAAACGACCATTAATTATAATTACGGAACCTCTACAAACCAGATTCAGATGCTGAACGGACATATTCTGCACCAGCAGAATTACACGGGTTCCGGAAAAATAATTGCAGTTTTAGACGGCGGTTTTCCTGGAGTAAATACGGCGCAGCCTTTTCAAAAATTAAGAGATAATAATCAAATTCTGGGTGGGTATGACTATGTTTCCAGAAATGCCGATTTTTATACCGGCGACAGTCATGGGACTTTAGTTCTTTCGACTATGGGAGGATATAAAGAAAACCAACTTGTAGGTACTGCTCCCGATGCTTCTTATTATTTGTTTATTACAGAAGATGATACTTCAGAAGGTCCGGTTGAGGAATCGCTTTGGGTCGAGGCTGCAGAAGAAGCAGACAGGCTGGGTGTTGATATCATCACAACTTCGTTAGGATATTTTGGTGATTTTACAAGACCGGAATATAATCATACCTACAGCGATATGAACGGAACAACCAATTTTATATCCCGGGGTGCTGAAATTGCCTTTAGTAAAGGAATTATTGTTGTTGCTTCAGCAGGAAATGAAGGAATACAGACCGAAAAACATATTGGAGGACCTGCAGATGCAGTTTCTGTTATTACAGTTGGCGCTGTTACAGCTTCTAAAGTAAGATCAGGATTTAGTTCTATAGGGCCAAGTTATGACGGAAGGATAAAACCAGATGTTATGGCACAAGGTAAAGATGCTGTGGTTGCCGATGTTTCGGGGAATATTGGTGTTTCTGACGGTACTTCTTTTTCATGCCCCATTATGGCCGGAATGATTGCTTGTTTATGGCAGGCGTATCCTGAAAAAACAAATCAGGAGATTAGAAACATGGTGATTCAGTCTTCAGATAAATATTCATTACCTGATAATAATTACGGTTATGGAATTCCGAATTTTAGTACTGCATTAGCAGTTGATAGCTTTGTAAATAAAGATTTTGCTGTTTATCCTAATCCTGCTAAATCCACTATAACATTCAGGTTTTCTGATCAAATAAATGATGCATCGGTTATTGTCTATTCTGTTTTAGGTCAAAAAGTAATTGATCAAAAGATAACAGGTCAAAATCCAAATCTTTCAGTAGAATCATTAAAAAGCGGACTCTATTTTTATACTTTTGATGTGAATGGTTTGCACAAAACCGGAAAGATTTTAAAACAATAA
- a CDS encoding DUF4132 domain-containing protein yields the protein MTIEDLLKSKAIENPIKRFKKELEEIVNSNLLSKLFSGTKLKKEVAEFGLELLKLQDNYYSNYISLGSKEAEKFATLVKENIWDDKNYYDLLLFFFGEENASYVKEAWNRLPQKMYQTGYTRRAFRAPNHQKYLLVNQINFLRSLLNGPSKYNYQDSTTFYYDLSIEDEIRYDTEISNSMNKFMVWSAALDAGKDGLYQLFEDIIFNKDTHGKVSRNSIKALLNSEKQENWELVEKLLLAAQRQEGLRQTILEALDETSIGALQYMIKVLIDNKLTRFSSVVRAIDTWTGLGWESEKETTVRNIIELASGYFSKPETIPTGVKSKNNNEVYMALWVQGVLDVEKTVPYLHELVEKGSVEKKSLALKFAGETNDPYIEMPLYFKALEDENLQVLAFAVPRMNALLEANTKSKFYIENTDYPNFFDKVYNLAQSITEKEKTFEGKVFSWLNVKFERDTLYASAINLVGDNNERLEAVLQHFEGFSINLREKLTRNLLGNFYSYSYYNNQNNQTKTEPTEFQRNFALRIIKDRGESLVASAVNVLKDMSLTQEELAIFQELFKRKNSNLKKNLTAILIKQEDQKVINFVDQTVEKGDLEQRMSMLDVMLQLQKNNKLTDKVNDWVKDYLKRPKITEKETRFIEQLEPSKKQDLLSEENGYGFFTPNEISAYELPKPKADSLYTKAVKEYQYGFSKSMSHIKTEIAKLYKLFEENTNYEYEIENYDNSKSTVLLGNTFRTIKYLKDEKDSELAQTNYPLYEVWSAWFTKSGLANRDLFLMTMVSNCDRKVWRDFLEKHVFYYKELLPHQNKRGYDWDNAILNILNALQLKYAFEEKADFLIDACSTLYADLPESIIEFEYKPAKDEYYYNNNNGNGWQNQGFFDVYLNKIGLLDLTEEQNAKVWNLYRWRQLNGLEKNRPFAKPPIHLFCVAFEQKLITEGELYEGILESERISVLTSETKHYRHFGSEDLIKKFPFLVPMIDKIRETFLDVEVKRGDSNTTVTHLVQSFQKIFGANRLVELITALGKASLYKGYIYSWSYTDLTKQKLFSFLLKRCYPLETDTQESFNALIKKAKISEERLIQTAIYAPQWQKFISSYLDWNGLDEGIWWFHAHTKTASYSATNSELESEAARFSTLDLQDFKDGAVDKDWFTSAYKKLGKAKWELLYESAKYVTDGNGHRRARLYADTITGDLKIREVTAKVKDKRDQDYLRVYGLVPLSKASPEKDILARYEYLQQFKKESKEFGSMKQASEALAIRVALENLARNAGYPDPVRLTWAMETKQVQNILSKETEVKLDDITVSLVINKEGKADLVTFKEDKEIKAIPAKYKKDKGILELTAYRKTMREQWTRSRKGLEESMIRGDEFLFTEMQNLFEHPIISKHLEKLVFISNDNQIGFYVDGNLISALGEMISLNENQTFRIAHCYDLHKNGVWVDFQSYCFDNKLQQPFKQIFRELYVPTPDELKEKSISRRYAGHQVQPNKTLALLKTRGWKVDYEEGLQKVFHKEGYQVKMYAMADWFSPADVESPTLETIEFHSLKDYKNIAFEDINPRIFSEVMRDIDLVVSVAHVGGVDPEASHSSIEMRGVLLRETLRLFKVKNVEIKENHAIIKGKLADYSVHLGSAVVHQLPGKYLSVLPIHSQHRGRLFIPFADDDPKSAEVMSKVLLFAKDDEIQDPTILSQIDKTYE from the coding sequence ATGACAATAGAAGATCTTTTAAAAAGTAAAGCAATCGAAAATCCGATTAAGAGATTTAAAAAAGAACTGGAAGAAATTGTAAACAGCAATTTGCTTTCGAAATTATTCTCAGGAACAAAACTCAAAAAAGAAGTTGCCGAGTTTGGTCTTGAACTATTGAAACTTCAGGACAATTATTACAGCAATTATATTTCACTGGGTTCTAAAGAAGCCGAAAAGTTTGCGACTTTGGTAAAAGAGAATATCTGGGATGATAAAAATTACTACGATTTATTGCTTTTCTTTTTTGGGGAAGAAAATGCTTCATACGTAAAAGAAGCCTGGAACAGATTGCCTCAAAAAATGTATCAGACGGGTTACACGCGAAGAGCTTTTAGGGCGCCCAATCATCAGAAATATTTGCTGGTCAATCAGATTAATTTTCTGCGTTCTTTATTAAACGGCCCCAGTAAATACAATTATCAGGACAGCACTACTTTTTATTATGATTTGAGTATTGAGGACGAAATTCGTTACGATACCGAGATTTCAAATTCAATGAATAAATTCATGGTTTGGTCGGCTGCGTTGGATGCTGGAAAAGATGGACTTTATCAATTGTTTGAAGACATTATTTTCAATAAAGATACCCACGGAAAAGTATCCAGAAATAGCATCAAAGCGCTTTTAAACAGCGAAAAACAAGAAAACTGGGAATTGGTAGAAAAATTGCTTTTGGCAGCACAACGTCAGGAAGGTTTGCGCCAGACGATTCTCGAAGCTTTAGACGAAACAAGTATTGGCGCTTTGCAATACATGATCAAAGTTTTGATCGATAATAAACTGACTCGCTTTTCATCAGTCGTTAGAGCCATTGATACGTGGACAGGTCTGGGCTGGGAATCTGAAAAAGAAACAACGGTTCGTAACATTATCGAGTTGGCCTCGGGTTATTTTTCAAAACCAGAAACGATTCCGACTGGCGTAAAAAGCAAAAACAATAACGAAGTCTATATGGCACTTTGGGTTCAGGGCGTTTTGGATGTCGAGAAAACGGTTCCGTATCTGCACGAATTAGTAGAAAAAGGTTCGGTCGAAAAGAAATCACTGGCACTGAAATTTGCAGGAGAAACGAATGATCCTTATATCGAGATGCCACTTTATTTTAAAGCTTTAGAAGATGAGAATTTACAGGTTTTAGCCTTTGCAGTTCCAAGAATGAATGCTTTGTTGGAAGCCAATACCAAATCGAAATTCTATATCGAAAACACAGATTATCCAAACTTCTTTGATAAAGTTTACAATCTGGCGCAAAGCATTACCGAGAAAGAAAAAACTTTTGAAGGCAAAGTATTTTCGTGGCTGAATGTAAAGTTTGAAAGAGATACACTTTATGCTTCAGCTATTAATTTAGTTGGCGATAACAACGAAAGATTAGAAGCGGTTTTACAACATTTTGAAGGTTTTTCGATCAATTTAAGAGAGAAACTGACCAGAAATTTATTGGGCAATTTTTACAGCTATTCGTACTACAACAATCAAAACAATCAAACCAAAACAGAACCGACTGAATTTCAAAGAAATTTTGCCTTACGCATTATAAAAGACAGGGGAGAATCTCTTGTGGCTTCAGCAGTTAATGTTTTAAAAGATATGAGTTTAACACAAGAGGAACTGGCGATTTTTCAGGAATTATTTAAACGTAAAAACTCGAATTTAAAGAAAAACCTAACCGCAATTCTGATCAAACAAGAAGATCAAAAAGTAATCAATTTTGTGGATCAGACTGTAGAAAAAGGCGATTTAGAACAGCGTATGTCGATGTTGGATGTAATGTTGCAGCTTCAGAAAAACAATAAATTGACGGACAAGGTTAACGATTGGGTAAAAGACTATCTGAAAAGACCAAAAATTACCGAGAAAGAAACCAGGTTTATTGAGCAGTTAGAGCCTTCAAAAAAGCAAGATCTTTTAAGTGAAGAAAACGGTTACGGATTTTTTACGCCAAACGAAATTTCGGCTTACGAATTGCCAAAACCAAAAGCAGATTCTTTGTACACAAAAGCGGTAAAAGAATACCAATATGGTTTCTCCAAATCGATGTCGCATATTAAAACTGAAATTGCGAAGCTTTACAAATTGTTTGAAGAAAACACAAACTACGAATACGAAATCGAGAACTACGATAATAGCAAATCGACTGTTTTATTGGGTAATACTTTTAGAACAATAAAATATTTGAAAGACGAAAAAGACTCAGAATTAGCACAGACAAATTATCCGTTGTATGAAGTTTGGTCAGCATGGTTTACAAAATCGGGTCTTGCCAATAGAGATTTGTTTTTGATGACGATGGTCAGCAATTGTGATCGAAAAGTGTGGAGGGATTTTCTGGAAAAACATGTTTTTTATTATAAAGAATTATTACCGCATCAGAACAAAAGAGGTTACGATTGGGACAATGCGATTTTAAATATTCTGAATGCCTTGCAATTAAAATATGCTTTTGAAGAAAAAGCCGATTTCTTAATCGATGCCTGCAGTACTTTATACGCAGATCTTCCGGAATCGATAATTGAGTTTGAATACAAACCTGCTAAAGACGAATACTATTATAATAACAACAACGGAAACGGTTGGCAAAACCAAGGCTTTTTTGATGTTTATTTGAATAAAATCGGCTTACTTGATTTAACGGAAGAACAAAATGCTAAGGTTTGGAATCTGTACAGATGGAGGCAATTGAACGGATTGGAAAAAAACAGACCGTTTGCCAAACCGCCAATTCACTTGTTTTGCGTGGCTTTCGAACAAAAATTAATTACCGAAGGCGAATTGTACGAAGGTATTTTAGAAAGCGAAAGAATTTCTGTTTTAACCAGCGAAACCAAACATTACAGGCATTTTGGGAGCGAAGACTTAATTAAGAAGTTTCCGTTCCTGGTTCCGATGATTGATAAAATCAGGGAAACATTTTTGGATGTTGAGGTGAAGCGAGGAGATTCGAATACAACGGTAACGCATTTGGTGCAGAGTTTCCAGAAGATTTTTGGTGCTAACCGTTTAGTCGAATTGATTACAGCACTGGGAAAAGCAAGTTTGTACAAAGGGTATATTTATTCATGGAGTTACACCGATTTAACAAAACAGAAATTATTCAGTTTCTTATTGAAAAGATGTTATCCGTTAGAAACAGATACACAGGAAAGTTTTAATGCCTTAATTAAAAAAGCCAAAATCTCTGAAGAAAGATTGATTCAGACTGCGATTTATGCGCCACAATGGCAAAAGTTTATCAGCAGTTATTTGGATTGGAATGGTCTGGATGAAGGGATCTGGTGGTTTCATGCACATACGAAAACGGCATCTTACAGCGCTACCAATTCAGAACTAGAAAGTGAAGCAGCGAGATTTTCGACTTTAGATTTACAGGATTTTAAAGATGGTGCTGTCGATAAAGATTGGTTTACATCGGCGTACAAAAAATTAGGAAAAGCAAAATGGGAACTTTTATATGAATCTGCGAAATATGTAACAGACGGAAACGGCCACAGACGCGCCAGATTGTACGCGGATACGATTACGGGCGATTTAAAAATTAGGGAAGTTACGGCCAAAGTAAAAGACAAACGCGATCAGGATTATCTAAGAGTTTACGGATTGGTTCCGTTAAGCAAAGCAAGTCCGGAAAAAGATATTTTGGCGCGTTACGAATATTTACAGCAGTTTAAAAAAGAAAGCAAAGAATTCGGTTCGATGAAACAGGCGAGCGAAGCTTTGGCGATTCGTGTGGCTTTAGAAAATTTAGCGAGAAATGCCGGTTATCCGGATCCGGTTCGTTTGACTTGGGCAATGGAAACAAAACAAGTTCAGAATATTTTATCGAAAGAAACAGAAGTAAAACTGGATGATATTACGGTAAGTCTTGTAATTAATAAAGAAGGAAAAGCCGATCTGGTTACTTTTAAAGAGGATAAAGAAATAAAAGCGATTCCGGCAAAATATAAAAAAGACAAAGGCATTCTGGAATTAACCGCTTACAGAAAAACGATGCGTGAACAATGGACACGCTCCAGAAAAGGTTTGGAAGAAAGTATGATTCGTGGTGATGAGTTTTTATTCACAGAAATGCAGAACCTTTTTGAGCATCCGATTATATCGAAACATTTAGAAAAGTTAGTTTTTATTTCGAATGACAATCAGATTGGCTTTTATGTAGATGGAAATCTGATTTCTGCTTTGGGAGAAATGATTTCGTTAAACGAAAATCAGACTTTTAGAATTGCACATTGTTATGATCTCCATAAAAATGGCGTTTGGGTTGATTTTCAATCGTATTGTTTTGATAATAAATTGCAACAGCCTTTTAAACAGATTTTCAGAGAATTGTATGTTCCAACGCCAGACGAGTTGAAAGAAAAATCAATTTCAAGACGTTATGCAGGACATCAGGTTCAGCCGAATAAAACTTTGGCATTATTAAAAACACGTGGCTGGAAAGTAGATTACGAAGAGGGATTGCAGAAAGTTTTCCATAAAGAAGGTTATCAGGTAAAAATGTATGCGATGGCAGACTGGTTTTCGCCGGCAGATGTGGAGAGTCCGACTTTAGAAACGATCGAATTCCATTCTTTAAAGGATTATAAAAACATTGCGTTTGAAGATATCAATCCGAGAATTTTCTCAGAAGTAATGCGTGATATTGACTTGGTGGTAAGTGTGGCTCATGTTGGAGGCGTAGATCCGGAAGCAAGTCATTCTTCTATCGAAATGAGAGGCGTTTTATTGAGAGAAACATTGCGATTATTTAAAGTCAAAAATGTTGAAATAAAAGAAAATCATGCCATCATAAAAGGAAAACTAGCTGATTACAGCGTGCATTTAGGAAGCGCGGTTGTGCATCAGCTTCCGGGTAAATATTTATCGGTCCTGCCAATTCATTCGCAGCACAGAGGACGTTTGTTCATTCCTTTTGCAGATGATGATCCGAAATCTGCTGAGGTAATGTCTAAAGTTTTATTGTTTGCTAAAGATGATGAAATTCAGGATCCAACTATTTTAAGTCAGATTGATAAAACGTATGAATAG
- the mnmA gene encoding tRNA 2-thiouridine(34) synthase MnmA — protein sequence MKRVVVGLSGGVDSSVAAYLLQQQGYEVIGLFMKNWHDDSVTISNECPWLEDSNDALLVAEKLGIPFQTVDLSEEYKEKIVDYMFNEYEKGRTPNPDVLCNREIKFDVFMKIALSLGADYVATGHYCQKSETEVDGKTIYQLIAGADNNKDQSYFLCQLSQEQLSKALFPIGALTKPQVREIAAEMELVTAEKKDSQGLCFIGKVRLPEFLQQKLQPKEGKIVQIDKNNPIYNVEKPVGLSLEEQLKIEAQKLDYRPEMGKFMGKHQGAHYFTVGQRKGLNVGGTTDPLFVIATDVETNTIYTGLTSNHPGLFKKALFIEKSEVHWIRTDMTLKVGETMEVMARIRYRQPLQKATLHQFEDGMYVRFEEPQSAITEGQFVAWYLENELVGSGVIS from the coding sequence ATGAAACGTGTAGTTGTTGGACTTTCCGGAGGAGTAGATTCGAGTGTTGCAGCTTATTTACTGCAACAGCAGGGATACGAAGTTATTGGGCTTTTTATGAAAAACTGGCACGATGACTCTGTAACTATTTCAAATGAATGTCCGTGGTTAGAAGATAGCAATGACGCTTTGTTAGTTGCTGAAAAACTAGGGATACCGTTTCAGACAGTCGATTTAAGCGAAGAATACAAAGAGAAAATCGTGGACTACATGTTCAACGAATATGAAAAAGGAAGAACTCCAAATCCTGACGTGCTTTGTAACCGCGAAATAAAATTTGATGTTTTCATGAAAATTGCCTTAAGCCTTGGTGCAGATTATGTAGCAACGGGTCATTATTGTCAAAAAAGTGAAACTGAAGTTGATGGAAAAACTATTTATCAATTAATTGCCGGAGCAGATAATAATAAAGATCAATCGTATTTTTTATGTCAGTTGTCTCAGGAACAGTTATCTAAAGCATTATTCCCAATTGGAGCTTTGACTAAACCCCAGGTCCGTGAAATTGCAGCTGAAATGGAATTGGTAACGGCTGAGAAAAAAGATTCACAGGGACTTTGCTTTATTGGAAAAGTGCGTTTGCCGGAATTTTTACAGCAAAAATTGCAGCCTAAAGAAGGAAAAATTGTTCAGATTGATAAAAATAATCCCATTTATAACGTTGAAAAACCAGTTGGATTATCTTTGGAAGAACAATTAAAAATCGAAGCTCAAAAATTGGATTATCGTCCTGAAATGGGGAAATTTATGGGTAAACATCAGGGGGCTCATTATTTTACGGTTGGACAGCGAAAAGGTTTAAACGTTGGCGGAACTACTGATCCGTTATTTGTTATTGCAACAGATGTTGAAACCAATACAATATACACCGGTCTGACAAGTAATCATCCCGGGTTGTTTAAAAAAGCATTATTTATAGAAAAATCAGAAGTCCATTGGATCCGTACCGATATGACTTTAAAAGTAGGCGAAACTATGGAGGTGATGGCAAGAATCCGTTATCGACAGCCTTTACAAAAAGCAACATTGCACCAATTTGAAGACGGAATGTATGTGCGTTTTGAGGAACCGCAATCTGCTATAACCGAAGGACAATTTGTTGCCTGGTATTTAGAAAATGAATTAGTTGGTTCGGGAGTAATTTCATAG